One window of Tepidanaerobacter acetatoxydans Re1 genomic DNA carries:
- a CDS encoding tagaturonate epimerase family protein has protein sequence MTTVVEKFCSKVISNGLNIEEAKAEAVDNFDDIYPDSIHEIDANMIFLARIEGCKKLVLIENKSPALTDEFQTESKINLKDKKIKFASLSHKNADALRKLLPFTSPVTFGKNGMSMGLGDRLGLASPGHLRLIKNTAVKPVLAQQSIRELDLTERTYEEVMDAASWAVLQEGYHSGFGADGDHLKTEDEVKMALNLGFTMITLDCSEKINNDVPLMNDDEVVKAYDELKSDYRKRIEKDYLDNEFVIDQYKIKFDDKNLQRLALIYGKALDFIAHIFFDIVKPIGKTIDFEVSIDETQTPTTPEAHFFVASELEKMKVEVTSIAPRFCGEFQKGIDYIGDLDQFEKEFKVHAKIAEHFDYKLSIHSGSDKFKVFPIIGYYTKGRVHVKTAGTNWLEALKVIAVNSPSLFRRIYAFALEHFKEATKYYHVTTDLSKVPDITKLCDEELDKVLNQNDARQMLHITYGLILTARDANGKFLFRDELYETLNLHEDDYYKALEKHIGKHIELLNSNR, from the coding sequence TTGACAACAGTTGTTGAGAAATTTTGTAGCAAGGTTATATCGAATGGGTTGAATATAGAAGAGGCAAAAGCCGAGGCAGTTGATAATTTTGACGATATTTATCCCGATTCCATTCATGAAATTGATGCAAACATGATTTTTTTAGCTAGAATTGAAGGATGTAAGAAATTAGTTCTCATTGAGAATAAATCGCCAGCTTTGACTGATGAGTTTCAAACTGAGAGTAAAATAAACCTTAAGGATAAAAAGATAAAATTTGCATCTTTAAGTCATAAGAATGCTGACGCTTTGCGCAAACTCCTGCCTTTTACTTCACCGGTAACTTTTGGTAAAAACGGAATGAGTATGGGATTGGGCGACAGACTGGGATTAGCCTCACCGGGTCATCTGAGACTTATTAAAAATACTGCTGTAAAGCCTGTTCTTGCCCAACAATCCATAAGAGAGCTTGATTTGACAGAACGGACTTATGAAGAAGTAATGGATGCTGCCTCTTGGGCGGTTTTGCAGGAGGGATACCATAGCGGCTTTGGCGCAGATGGTGACCACTTAAAAACTGAAGATGAAGTTAAAATGGCACTTAATCTTGGCTTTACCATGATAACGCTTGATTGCTCAGAAAAAATAAACAATGATGTACCTTTAATGAACGATGATGAAGTAGTAAAAGCATATGACGAACTTAAGTCAGATTATAGGAAAAGAATTGAAAAAGATTATCTTGATAACGAGTTTGTTATTGACCAGTATAAGATAAAGTTTGATGATAAAAACCTTCAAAGATTAGCTTTAATATATGGAAAAGCCTTGGATTTTATTGCACATATTTTCTTTGATATAGTTAAGCCTATAGGAAAAACGATTGATTTTGAGGTTTCTATAGATGAAACCCAAACTCCTACCACTCCGGAGGCACACTTTTTTGTTGCATCAGAGCTTGAAAAGATGAAAGTTGAGGTTACTAGTATTGCCCCTCGATTTTGTGGTGAATTTCAGAAGGGAATTGACTATATAGGAGATTTAGACCAGTTCGAGAAAGAGTTTAAAGTTCATGCAAAGATTGCAGAGCACTTTGATTATAAATTAAGCATCCATTCCGGCAGCGATAAATTCAAAGTTTTTCCTATAATTGGTTATTACACTAAAGGAAGGGTTCATGTTAAAACTGCCGGCACCAATTGGCTTGAAGCCTTAAAGGTTATAGCTGTAAATAGCCCCAGCCTTTTTAGAAGAATATATGCATTTGCATTGGAACATTTTAAGGAAGCCACAAAATACTACCATGTAACTACAGATTTAAGTAAAGTTCCGGACATAACAAAGTTATGTGACGAGGAATTAGATAAGGTATTGAACCAGAATGATGCACGGCAGATGCTTCACATAACTTATGGCTTGATTCTAACTGCAAGAGATGCGAACGGCAAATTTCTTTTTAGGGATGAACTTTACGAAACCTTAAATCTCCATGAGGATGATTACTATAAAGCTTTAGAAAAACACATAGGCAAACATATTGAACTGTTGAATTCTAACAGATAA